The sequence TATGGATCTCCAATGCTGTATAGAACAACCCTTGCCCTTGAAATACAGCAAGAACATTAAATATGTATTCTTTAATACAAGCATTCCCAAAAGGTCTCAAGTAGCGTATGCATAATCGCTTTCTTAATATTTGTTTTCTACAAAATTAGAACAAAATATACAAAGCAAATGGTGTAACATCTGTGAAATCCACAAGAATTACTATGTTCTTTAATGATACACtcacctttgccccccccccccagtttagggAGCCATTTAAAACAGATGGCAATGTTAATTTTAATTGCCTTGAATTTTCTTTCAGAAACAACGCAACAGGTATTAAAATTGCCCCTGGGGGAAAGGTACAGGATTTATACGGCTGCACTGCATTTGGGCTTCTGCATTAAGAGATGTACTTTGGCCTTTGAATCACTGTCAGTGGACTCTCTGTGTTCAATTATCTCCTATGTCCACAATGTTTTCCGCAAATGGAAACGCCAGGTGGGTGTTTGGCATTGCCCCTCCTTTGCCATAGATGAACCAAGGAGGGCACTGAGATTCCATGAGAGTTAAGTGATAGAATTCAAGCACACCAACCTTGGCAGCCACTGTGTAGAGTTCAAATTGCTAGTAAATAATAATGCTGCAACTAaaaagaggaattaaaaaaaaatcctaaatttttaaaaattttatttttcaattataaTTTTTGGATAACCAAGCAGCTTTATATAGAGAAAGCACAGAAGTGTTTATCTGGCACTTTTGGATAGTACATAATAACTTTTGCCCGAACTCTCTAAAACACACATTCAGTCCACTTGCTTGGTCCATAGTCCATGTTACTTCAGCCTATATACACCATATTTACAGTCATTGCAACTATCTTCTTGGCTACTttgggggtttttgtttttccaaagaTGTCCTCTAGCCTATCTTTGCTAAACAGAATCCACAGTACACACCATAACTAGAGAACACACTGCGGTGAAATGAGGAAAGTCCCATCAGTACAGACATTTGATGGCATGCAgttcttaaaagaaaatgtaaagctttagaaagagaaagaaatctgaATATTCAAGGCGCTAGCAAAAAGAAGGGGCTGTTCATTGTTTCTGTAAAAAAGGCACTTGGGAGTGGGGGAATGGAACCAGAGGAATCGCAGCTGACTTTAAAATTCAGtttggcttcattaaaaaaaaggctCTTCAAAATACCAAGAGATTCTACTCAGGCTTTTGTGTAGATAAAAATCAGTTGCTGAGCAGACTTAACGTCAAGGACATAAAATGTTTAACAACTACCTTGTACATAAGTAAGAAAAGCATAGTTTACGCAAAAAAAGGTTACTAAAAAGCAGCAATGCATAGCCTTCCTTGGAAATAATGCATATCGGTAGACGTCAAGTGTCAAAGTCTAATAATGAAAGATACCCTTTCAGTAGCACTGTCATGATACAATTGAATTTAAGAAAATGCAATGAAGTTTCACATAGATCCCTTTTCGGGGAAATCTGAGGTCATAATCCGCCATACCACATGCCAAACATGTCCAAATGTCCTTGATGGCTGCTGTCAAGTAAATGGAATCAAGAGTCACACTCTTAAAAGCTCTCTTGTAGGAAGCGTCCCTCGCGCGGCCTCTTCAGAGCAACTATCTGAATCTGCACAGTAATTCTTTGCACTTCCTCCATTGCCCCACCCTGagggttctcccccccctcctttttcttcccccttccacAGACAAACTGAGAACATCCGCCGAAAGAAGTATTTGGCAACTTTAAtactcggtggggggggggagaaagatgaATGGACCACAGCTCACTTTAGGTTGAACGTCATCAGTGGCCTCTCCTCTCGCTTTTGCCAAGGACTCTTTTTATCTTCTCCTtgatcgtcgtcgtcgtcatcatcctCGTCGTCTTCATCATCTTCAGCTTCGTTATGGACAGTCATTCCGTGCTCTGGGCTCGTTAAAGGCTCTGGTGAACTTTCCACTGTTCGTTTTAGCGTCTCCtcctgcaggctgggcagctggctGCCCGTccttctgctccctgcctccaACAGGCACCTCAGAGCACTGTCTTCCGGGCTGCAAACGGCAGTACCGCATTCGCTGCCACTTTGGTCCATATCATCCAAATACACAAGCTGCGTGTAAGCTGTGCTGTCGGGGGCTTTCTGCTCCTTTTGTGGATGTACCTGAACTTGCAGGTGGGTTTGGTGCAGGGACAAAtgatctccccttccccttcgGGCGGATTTGGGCTCGTTCATGTCCACCCCAGAATCCAAGCTGGCGTCGTTGCTTCCGTTCCTCCCAGCTCTTTGAAGATCGATGTACGAATGTCTAACGTGAGCGTTGGAGCGCCCGTCTAGAGAAACAAACCATGCCCGAGGATGAGGTAAAGGCTTGCCTCCTCCTAACTCCATGAGAGCTTTCTCTGTAAGAAGCTGCACTTCGCTATTCATCTGCGCCAAAGAGGCGTCGTTGAGCGATGCCGGAATGGATACAGATTCAGACATGGAGACATTCTGGGTGCTCCATTCACTTGCTCCAGCTTCTTGCAAATGCTGCTGAGATATTGCTTGAGCGGCCAGCTGCTGGGGCTGCATCTGCTGCTGCgagtgtgggaagagctgtgAATGAGGGCTCGACAGTTCCGCCTGGAGTCTTTCTATGTCGATCTGCTGATCGGTGGGGACAACCAGAGGCTGGCTAATGTAAGGATGTTCTCCAGGAAGTTTCATATAATGGCCTGGAATAACCAGCGTAGGCAATACTTTTCTGTAAACACTGTCATTAACCTGATCAACAGAATTACAGCAGACCAGCTGACCTGGCCGAGGGAAGGAAGTGGGTCTCTCGAGGTGGTCAACAGAGCGAGACATCATACATTCACTGGGCCTGCAGTCTAACAGTTCTGTTTCGGGTGCTGAAGGGATGGGGTACAGTTGCTCCTGAAGATTGTATTTGCTTCCTGTAGAAATATGGTTCATGGAGGCCTGCTCCGGCTTCTCAAATAAAGGCCGAGTCAACATTGCACTGTAACTCCTCCTGTGATCTTCTTTGTCAGGGGAGTCGTATCCTTCTGATGCCTCCATAGATTTCCTGGGGTTTATAGGAAAGCTATCCACTGATTTAAGGTAGTCTTTTCGCAGAGTGTCGCT is a genomic window of Lacerta agilis isolate rLacAgi1 chromosome 12, rLacAgi1.pri, whole genome shotgun sequence containing:
- the FAM171A1 gene encoding protein FAM171A1 isoform X1; its protein translation is MSKAAAALLLCLLGCNVWKAVTKTLGAPGAAQEVTLKVHVSDASTHQPVTEAFIEIFTNQIPIASGTSGADGTAFIKFQYKLGSQLIVTATKHAYVPNSAPWKPIRLPVFSSLSLGLLPERSATLMVYEDVVQIVSGFQGARIQPKVHFQRRALKLPENTSFSDLTAFLTSASTPWEVDSFPYLQGYDGNGTGNNTRYDLTPVTAVSVHLLRSDGTPVPVNGPIYVTVPLPTTNNLKHSTHVPAWRFDQKFGTWLKSSLGIVEREGNEMTWTYIAPQLGYWVAAMSPTNPGPVVTQDISTYHTVFLLAILGGMALILLVLLCLLLYYCRRKCLKPRHKKLQLSSTLSGAKKDQSTSMSHLNLIFSRRESEFPGGLSVASNGHTESSGHKELMGAVRMEKVCSGGEADMRTPMLKHTYSTSQEFSSREELLSHKEKDQSRMSLENMASSDTLRKDYLKSVDSFPINPRKSMEASEGYDSPDKEDHRRSYSAMLTRPLFEKPEQASMNHISTGSKYNLQEQLYPIPSAPETELLDCRPSECMMSRSVDHLERPTSFPRPGQLVCCNSVDQVNDSVYRKVLPTLVIPGHYMKLPGEHPYISQPLVVPTDQQIDIERLQAELSSPHSQLFPHSQQQMQPQQLAAQAISQQHLQEAGASEWSTQNVSMSESVSIPASLNDASLAQMNSEVQLLTEKALMELGGGKPLPHPRAWFVSLDGRSNAHVRHSYIDLQRAGRNGSNDASLDSGVDMNEPKSARRGRGDHLSLHQTHLQVQVHPQKEQKAPDSTAYTQLVYLDDMDQSGSECGTAVCSPEDSALRCLLEAGSRRTGSQLPSLQEETLKRTVESSPEPLTSPEHGMTVHNEAEDDEDDEDDDDDDDQGEDKKSPWQKREERPLMTFNLK
- the FAM171A1 gene encoding protein FAM171A1 isoform X2, translating into MSKAAAALLLCLLGCNVWKAVTKTLGAPGAAQEVTLKVHVSDASTHQPVTEAFIEIFTNQIPIASGTSGADGTAFIKFQYKLGSQLIVTATKHAYVPNSAPWKPIRLPVFSSLSLGLLPERSATLMVYEDVVQIVSGFQGARIQPKVHFQRRALKLPENTSFSDLTAFLTSASTPWEVDSFPYLQGYDGNGTVSVHLLRSDGTPVPVNGPIYVTVPLPTTNNLKHSTHVPAWRFDQKFGTWLKSSLGIVEREGNEMTWTYIAPQLGYWVAAMSPTNPGPVVTQDISTYHTVFLLAILGGMALILLVLLCLLLYYCRRKCLKPRHKKLQLSSTLSGAKKDQSTSMSHLNLIFSRRESEFPGGLSVASNGHTESSGHKELMGAVRMEKVCSGGEADMRTPMLKHTYSTSQEFSSREELLSHKEKDQSRMSLENMASSDTLRKDYLKSVDSFPINPRKSMEASEGYDSPDKEDHRRSYSAMLTRPLFEKPEQASMNHISTGSKYNLQEQLYPIPSAPETELLDCRPSECMMSRSVDHLERPTSFPRPGQLVCCNSVDQVNDSVYRKVLPTLVIPGHYMKLPGEHPYISQPLVVPTDQQIDIERLQAELSSPHSQLFPHSQQQMQPQQLAAQAISQQHLQEAGASEWSTQNVSMSESVSIPASLNDASLAQMNSEVQLLTEKALMELGGGKPLPHPRAWFVSLDGRSNAHVRHSYIDLQRAGRNGSNDASLDSGVDMNEPKSARRGRGDHLSLHQTHLQVQVHPQKEQKAPDSTAYTQLVYLDDMDQSGSECGTAVCSPEDSALRCLLEAGSRRTGSQLPSLQEETLKRTVESSPEPLTSPEHGMTVHNEAEDDEDDEDDDDDDDQGEDKKSPWQKREERPLMTFNLK
- the FAM171A1 gene encoding protein FAM171A1 isoform X3, coding for MVYEDVVQIVSGFQGARIQPKVHFQRRALKLPENTSFSDLTAFLTSASTPWEVDSFPYLQGYDGNGTGNNTRYDLTPVTAVSVHLLRSDGTPVPVNGPIYVTVPLPTTNNLKHSTHVPAWRFDQKFGTWLKSSLGIVEREGNEMTWTYIAPQLGYWVAAMSPTNPGPVVTQDISTYHTVFLLAILGGMALILLVLLCLLLYYCRRKCLKPRHKKLQLSSTLSGAKKDQSTSMSHLNLIFSRRESEFPGGLSVASNGHTESSGHKELMGAVRMEKVCSGGEADMRTPMLKHTYSTSQEFSSREELLSHKEKDQSRMSLENMASSDTLRKDYLKSVDSFPINPRKSMEASEGYDSPDKEDHRRSYSAMLTRPLFEKPEQASMNHISTGSKYNLQEQLYPIPSAPETELLDCRPSECMMSRSVDHLERPTSFPRPGQLVCCNSVDQVNDSVYRKVLPTLVIPGHYMKLPGEHPYISQPLVVPTDQQIDIERLQAELSSPHSQLFPHSQQQMQPQQLAAQAISQQHLQEAGASEWSTQNVSMSESVSIPASLNDASLAQMNSEVQLLTEKALMELGGGKPLPHPRAWFVSLDGRSNAHVRHSYIDLQRAGRNGSNDASLDSGVDMNEPKSARRGRGDHLSLHQTHLQVQVHPQKEQKAPDSTAYTQLVYLDDMDQSGSECGTAVCSPEDSALRCLLEAGSRRTGSQLPSLQEETLKRTVESSPEPLTSPEHGMTVHNEAEDDEDDEDDDDDDDQGEDKKSPWQKREERPLMTFNLK